Proteins from one Sporocytophaga myxococcoides genomic window:
- a CDS encoding efflux RND transporter permease subunit: protein MVEKIIDISLKNRWAVLFIAVVLFVWGIFSIQKNPIDAIPDLSENQVIVFTEWMGRSPQVIEDQITYPLVSNLQGIPNVKNIRGSSMFGMSFVYVIFEDNTDIYWARTRVLERLNYAQKLLPDDVSPSLGPDGTGVGHIFWYHLDAPDMDLGEQRALQDWYIKFALQNVQGVAEVASFGGFQKQYQIVIDPHKLTYYNLQLMDVLKTVRANNNDVGGGKFEMTDMSYIIRGLGYIRNIKDIENMPVSTRNSIPIRIKDIGSVQMGGDLRLGIFDMDGTGEVVGGIVVMRYGENADQVIKNIKAKIKEVEKGLPNGVRLKVSYDRSDLIEEAIDSVRGTLYEEMITVSIIVILFLFNWRSALIIIIQLPISVAVGFILLEAFGISSNIMSLTGIALAIGVVVDDGIVMVENAYRHISLEHEKRG from the coding sequence ATGGTAGAAAAAATAATAGATATATCGCTTAAGAACAGATGGGCTGTTCTCTTTATTGCAGTGGTGTTATTTGTATGGGGAATATTCTCGATACAAAAGAATCCGATAGATGCCATACCGGATTTGTCCGAAAACCAGGTAATTGTTTTTACAGAATGGATGGGACGAAGCCCTCAGGTAATCGAGGATCAGATCACTTATCCTCTTGTTTCCAATCTGCAGGGAATACCTAATGTTAAGAATATCCGAGGGTCCTCCATGTTCGGGATGAGTTTCGTGTACGTGATATTCGAAGATAATACTGATATCTATTGGGCCAGAACAAGAGTGCTGGAGCGCCTGAACTATGCTCAGAAGTTATTACCTGATGATGTTTCTCCTTCTTTAGGACCAGATGGAACAGGAGTGGGACATATTTTCTGGTATCATCTTGATGCCCCTGATATGGATTTAGGAGAGCAAAGAGCATTGCAGGATTGGTATATAAAGTTTGCCTTACAAAATGTTCAGGGAGTAGCAGAAGTCGCCTCTTTCGGAGGGTTTCAAAAACAATATCAGATTGTAATTGATCCTCATAAACTTACTTATTACAATCTTCAACTCATGGATGTGCTAAAAACTGTCAGGGCTAATAATAATGATGTCGGAGGAGGTAAGTTCGAAATGACTGATATGTCCTATATTATCAGAGGTCTTGGCTATATTCGGAATATAAAGGATATAGAGAATATGCCTGTAAGTACGAGGAATTCCATACCAATCAGAATAAAGGATATTGGAAGTGTACAAATGGGAGGTGATTTGCGCCTTGGTATATTTGATATGGATGGTACTGGAGAAGTAGTCGGAGGAATTGTAGTGATGAGATACGGTGAAAATGCGGATCAGGTAATTAAGAATATAAAAGCTAAAATAAAGGAAGTTGAAAAAGGATTGCCAAACGGAGTCAGATTAAAGGTTTCGTACGACAGAAGCGATCTGATTGAAGAAGCCATTGATTCAGTAAGAGGAACACTATATGAAGAGATGATCACAGTATCAATCATAGTGATCTTATTCCTGTTTAACTGGAGAAGCGCTTTAATCATTATCATACAACTACCGATATCGGTAGCAGTTGGATTTATATTACTTGAAGCATTCGGTATTTCATCCAATATTATGTCTTTGACAGGTATTGCCCTGGCCATTGGAGTAGTGGTCGATGATGGAATAGTGATGGTTGAAAATGCATACAGGCATATCTCTTTAGAACATGAAAAAAGAGGCTAG
- a CDS encoding efflux RND transporter permease subunit, whose product MKNLFAKLFRRDSDPLAGEERMEIISYSSKQVGPGVFFSTIVVIASFLPVFLLTGMEGKLFHPLAWTKTFILLVDAFLAISLTPVLISFFLKGRLKPEDQNPITRTLEKIYTPILTWCLHWRKTVIVINVALLLAGGFMLSRLGSEFMPPLDEGSLLFMPVTLPDVSNSEAKRLLQIQDKLIKSVPEVVHVLGKAGRASTATDNSPISMIETIILLKPKAEWRKGITKNDIINELNAKLQIPGVTNGWTQPIINRINMLSTGIRTDVGIKVYGQNIDSIYYLSNRIKESLKDVEGVKDLYVEPIVGGKYIDINVKKEAIGRYGLTVDDVNMVVESALGGMSLTTTVEGRQRFSVNARVAQAYRESLEDLKRLPVQTMQFGTILLSDVADIRLSEGPPMINSENAMLRGTVLFNVRDRDLGSTVEETQERLNRMISQMPKGYFIEWSGQWENQIHANRTLKLIMPIVIFIIFMVLYYTYKSAKEAVATMITVPFALVGGVFMVFFYGINLSVAVAVGFIALFGMAIETAMLMVIYLNEAMQYLVLEKGNSRKSITNKDLREYVIRGAAKRLRPKLMTVSVSLFGLVPILWATGVGSDIMLPITVPLIGGTISSVIYVLLVTPIVFEMMKEYELNKKGKIEILDVKE is encoded by the coding sequence ATGAAAAATTTATTTGCAAAATTATTTAGAAGAGATTCAGATCCACTTGCGGGAGAGGAGAGAATGGAGATTATCAGTTATTCATCAAAGCAAGTTGGACCTGGAGTATTCTTTTCTACGATTGTGGTAATTGCCTCTTTTTTACCTGTATTTCTTCTTACAGGTATGGAGGGAAAGTTGTTTCATCCATTGGCCTGGACAAAGACATTTATATTATTGGTTGATGCCTTTCTTGCTATTTCCTTAACACCGGTACTTATATCGTTTTTTCTAAAAGGTCGATTAAAACCGGAAGATCAAAATCCTATAACCAGGACCTTGGAAAAAATTTATACACCTATTTTAACATGGTGCTTACACTGGAGAAAAACAGTTATTGTAATTAATGTAGCACTGTTATTAGCTGGAGGTTTTATGCTTTCTCGTCTTGGCTCAGAGTTCATGCCCCCCCTAGATGAAGGTTCTCTCTTATTCATGCCGGTGACATTACCAGACGTCTCTAATTCAGAAGCAAAAAGGTTATTACAAATTCAGGATAAATTAATTAAATCGGTTCCGGAAGTTGTACATGTTTTAGGAAAAGCAGGTAGGGCTTCGACAGCTACAGATAATTCACCAATAAGTATGATAGAAACTATTATACTTCTGAAGCCAAAAGCAGAGTGGCGAAAAGGAATTACCAAGAATGATATTATTAATGAATTAAATGCAAAATTACAGATTCCAGGTGTGACTAATGGCTGGACACAGCCTATAATTAACAGAATCAATATGCTGTCTACAGGGATCAGAACAGACGTTGGTATAAAGGTTTATGGACAAAATATAGATTCCATTTATTACTTATCTAATAGAATAAAAGAATCATTGAAGGATGTGGAGGGTGTTAAAGATTTGTATGTTGAACCTATTGTCGGAGGAAAATATATTGATATTAATGTGAAGAAAGAAGCCATCGGAAGATATGGTCTCACTGTCGATGACGTTAATATGGTTGTTGAAAGTGCATTGGGAGGAATGAGTCTTACCACTACTGTTGAAGGTCGACAAAGATTTTCTGTAAATGCAAGAGTTGCTCAGGCTTATCGTGAAAGTCTTGAAGATTTGAAGCGCCTTCCGGTACAAACAATGCAGTTTGGAACTATCCTTCTTTCGGATGTTGCTGATATCAGATTGTCTGAAGGGCCTCCTATGATCAACTCAGAAAATGCAATGTTACGGGGAACTGTTCTATTTAATGTTCGTGATCGTGATTTGGGGAGTACTGTAGAAGAAACCCAGGAAAGATTAAACAGGATGATATCTCAAATGCCTAAGGGATACTTTATTGAATGGAGCGGACAATGGGAAAATCAAATTCATGCTAACAGAACATTAAAGCTAATTATGCCTATTGTAATCTTTATCATTTTTATGGTCTTGTATTATACTTATAAATCGGCAAAAGAAGCTGTAGCAACTATGATTACTGTACCCTTTGCACTTGTGGGTGGTGTATTTATGGTCTTCTTCTATGGAATAAATCTCTCAGTAGCTGTTGCAGTGGGCTTTATAGCATTGTTCGGAATGGCCATTGAGACAGCAATGCTTATGGTTATATACCTGAATGAGGCGATGCAATATCTGGTTCTAGAAAAAGGTAATTCCAGGAAAAGTATTACCAATAAAGATTTGCGTGAATATGTGATCAGAGGTGCAGCCAAAAGATTAAGACCAAAACTGATGACTGTTTCTGTTTCACTTTTTGGACTTGTTCCTATTCTTTGGGCTACAGGGGTAGGAAGTGACATTATGCTTCCCATTACGGTACCTCTTATAGGAGGGACAATCTCATCTGTAATATATGTTCTTCTGGTAACTCCAATTGTATTTGAGATGATGAAAGAATATGAATTGAACAAAAAAGGAAAAATTGAAATACTCGATGTTAAAGAATAA
- a CDS encoding TolC family protein — MLCFKTLAQVITFDSVKVVILSENPELEMYRQQAKSMEAMAEGARAWEAPQIGAGFFMTPYKTYYWRPQIESFKGMNEKMPGMGSFMIQGKQMIANPSRLKANQEYLKKVSSIETESGNANANKLLYDAKKLFSEIQIIDRKILILNEAEKTLETMITFGESKIAYNQEMLSNIYKGKSQKAQLQNESIMLENERKQKLYYLSSLMNRKEENLFEVDSQIVIKDYELSLVDTVQIRSNRSDILVLDNNINATHLKQKVERYKSRPDFGIEFGHMFAFGENPNQFTLMGMMSIPIAPWSSKMYRSNVLAYNHQIKAYYSQKQAILNESVGMIYGLKNEISSAKYQMELYKTMILPSLKKTYDLAMMAYAQNTDGLFVALDAQMNFQMAKIQYEDIILKLLLLQAEYEKQLQLF; from the coding sequence ATGCTTTGCTTTAAGACCTTGGCGCAAGTAATTACGTTTGATTCTGTTAAGGTTGTGATTTTGTCTGAGAATCCGGAGTTGGAAATGTACAGACAGCAGGCAAAGTCTATGGAAGCAATGGCAGAAGGCGCAAGAGCTTGGGAAGCACCACAAATAGGTGCAGGCTTTTTTATGACACCATATAAGACTTATTATTGGCGTCCTCAGATTGAGTCTTTTAAAGGTATGAACGAAAAGATGCCTGGAATGGGTAGTTTCATGATTCAGGGAAAACAGATGATTGCCAATCCTTCAAGATTAAAGGCTAATCAGGAGTATTTAAAGAAGGTATCCTCTATTGAGACAGAATCAGGTAATGCAAACGCCAATAAACTGCTTTATGATGCTAAAAAGTTATTTAGTGAAATTCAGATTATCGATCGAAAAATCCTCATTCTCAATGAAGCTGAAAAAACTCTGGAGACTATGATAACTTTTGGTGAAAGCAAAATAGCTTATAATCAGGAAATGCTTTCAAATATATATAAAGGAAAGTCTCAAAAAGCTCAGCTGCAGAACGAAAGTATTATGTTAGAGAATGAAAGAAAACAAAAATTGTATTATCTCAGCTCTCTGATGAATAGAAAGGAAGAAAATTTATTTGAGGTGGATTCTCAGATTGTGATAAAAGATTATGAACTATCTTTAGTTGATACAGTCCAGATAAGATCTAACCGAAGTGATATACTGGTGTTAGATAATAATATAAACGCTACTCATTTAAAGCAAAAGGTGGAACGTTATAAATCCCGTCCGGATTTCGGTATTGAATTTGGCCATATGTTTGCTTTTGGTGAAAACCCTAATCAGTTTACATTGATGGGTATGATGAGCATTCCTATTGCTCCGTGGTCATCAAAGATGTATCGTTCCAATGTATTAGCTTATAATCACCAGATAAAAGCTTATTATAGTCAGAAGCAGGCCATTCTGAATGAATCCGTCGGAATGATTTATGGATTAAAAAATGAAATTTCCTCTGCCAAATATCAGATGGAATTATATAAGACAATGATCTTACCATCTTTAAAAAAAACATATGATCTCGCAATGATGGCTTACGCACAAAATACTGATGGACTATTTGTTGCGCTTGATGCTCAAATGAATTTTCAGATGGCAAAAATTCAATATGAAGACATAATCTTAAAACTACTGCTTTTGCAGGCTGAATATGAAAAGCAACTACAATTATTTTAG